The DNA sequence GATGGTCCGAGGTGCCGATGCCCAGCCTGGCCAGGTGCGGGACGGCGATACCGAGGAAAGCGATCGGGCCGCAGTAGGCGGTCACGCTGCCGGCGATCAACGCCGTCGCCGTGACCGCCACCACCCGGACCAGCGACACGTTGACTCCCATCGTCTGGGCGTAGCGCTCACCCAGCAGCAGGGCGTTCAGTGAGCGGCTCAGCAGCAGGGCCGTGACGACACCGATCACCACAACCGGGCTGAGCACCAGCAGGTCGGTGCGGGTGACTCCGCCGTACGACCCCAGGCCCCAGAGCACGAAGCGCTGCAGCCGGGCCGGGTCGGCGAACGCCAGGAACAGCGACACGACCGCACCGATGGTCGAGGACAGCATCACGCCGAGGATCAACAAGGTGACCACCGAACGTACCCAGCGACCCAGCAGCAGGATCAGCAGCAGGACCGCCAACGATCCGACCGCGGCAGCGGCGACCACACTCAGCCGTCCGGCGCCGACAGCCGAGACGAAGGTGGTGGTCGCGGTGCCGGTGCCGAGGGTGACGACAGCGACGCCCAGGCTGGCGCCGGAGGACACCCCGAGGATGTACGGGTCGGCCAGCGGGTTGGCGAACATCGTCTGCATCAACAGCCCGGCGACGGCGAGGCCGGCCCCGGCGAGTGCGGCCGTCGCCACCCGGGGCAGCCGGATCTGGTCCAGCAGGACGGTCCAGCCGGGCTGGCCGGCATCCCCGGAGCTCAGGTAGGACCACAGTGCGTGCACCGGGATGGTCACCGATCCGGTCGAGATCGCCACCACCACGGCGACGACCGCCAGCGCGCCGAGCGCCACCAGCACCACGGTCGACCTCATCGGCGGCCCCACCGGGCCAGGGAAACTGTCACTGGACGCGGCAAATTTGCCGCGTCCAGTGACAGTTTCCCAAGTCGACTTGGGAAACCGACACCGACACCGGAACGGACACGGACACCGACACCGGCCCGGGGGAGCGCGGTCACCGCAGCTGCCGGTAGAAGGTGAAGGTGTGGTCGGGCATCAGGTCGGGATGCAGGATGGCGATCAGGTCGGTGATGGTGAGGTCCGGGCGCAGCACGCCCAGCTCGTAGAAGTTGTTGCCGCCGGACGCGTTCACCTGCAGGCTGGGGGCCCACACCTGACCGGACTTGAAGGCGGCGAACTCGGCGAACCGCGGCTCCTCGGCCAGCGCCTCCTTCTTGGTGGTCCAGTTGCTTGAGGTGAGCCAGACCGGGGCCGTCCGGGACTTGGCGAAGACCGTCTCCAGATCGGTCTGGATGCTGCCGGTCGAGGTGTCGTCGGCATAGGGCCAGCTGCCCCTGGCGTCGGTCAGCATCCGCCCCATGAAGCTGCCGCCGGCGGGTACCGACCAGACGCCCTGGTAGGGCTGGCTCACCACCGCCTCGGTGGGTTTCGCGTCCTTGGCCAGCGCGACAGCCGCGTCGTAGTCGTGAGTGATCCTGCCGAACACCTCGGTGGCCTTGTCCTCGGTACCGGTGAGGGCGGCGAAGTACTTGATCCACTCGGCCCGACCGAGCGGGTCGTTCTCGAGGAACTCGGCATCGGCCAGGACCGGGATCTTCGCGTCCCGCACCGTCGCGTACGCCGGATCCTCGACCCCGCCGGTGACCAGCACGTCGGGCTTGGCCGCCACGATCTTCTCGGCGTCGGTCGTGCCGGCCGGCGCGAACTCGGTGACCCCTGCCTCCGCCACCCGCTGCTGGGCGGCCTTGGAGGAGATGAACGCCTTGGACGAGACCCCGGTCAGGACGCCGAGCTTGCCGAGCGCCTCCAGTGAGGGGATGTGCGTGGTGGACGCCGAGAACAGGCTCTTCACCGGGGTGGTCAGGACAGTGGCCTTGGCGAGCTCCCCGGTCAATGCCGGGGCCTTCGCCCCGCACCGCACCAGGACGTAGCTCTCCGGCTTGCCGCCGACGACCGGCTGCTTGACGGTCAGCACCTGGTACGAGCGGTGGTAGCTCAGGGTGAAGTTCCGGGCGTACTGCAGTCTCTGCTTGGTGGGGTAGTAGTCGGTCTCGGCGTCGAAGTGGGTGATGCAGCCGTCGGCTCCGACGGCGGCCGGAGTCGGCCCACCGGCCGGTCCGGTACCGGTGCCGGTTCCGCAGCCGGCCAGCAGCAGCGCTGCCGAGGCGGCCAACGTGCCGATCAGCGTGGTCAACGAGGGTGACCTGTGGGTGGTGGTGTGGTTCATGTGTGCTCCCGGGCGCGGGCGCGCCCTGGTCGGGGCGCCTGGTCCGTCGACCGCGCGGTCAGGGCACCTGCTTCCAGCTGCCTGGGGCCTCACACGAGCACTCCTCGCAGAGTGCACCGGGTGGTCGTCCCTCGCGACCCCAGACGCACAGGTCGGCGACCCGTGCGCCAACGGCAGGTCTTCGGACTCGTGGGCGGGGCCTTTCGGCCGGACCTACCGGCTGTCGCTTCCCAGGCCCACCCGTGTCGTCGACACGAGGACGCCCAGTGCTCTATGACAGCTGTCGTTCCCACTCACCGCTGCGGGGCAGCACCGGATTCACACCGGTTTCCCTTTCCGCTGGCCGGATCAGCCTATCGCAGGAATCACCACTCCACTGCGTCGCGGATCGGCCCCACCGCCCTCGACGCCGATGGCCGAGACGCCGCCGAAGTAGGGGTCGAGCCGTTCGGACACGAGCACCTCGTCACCCGCCAGCCGCAGTGCGTCGACGACCGCGTCGGAGAAGCCGGGTTCGAGCCGTACGGCCGCCGGCAGCGCATTCAACCGCGGCGCGTTGATGGCCTGCTGCGGGGCCGCGCCGGCCAGCACCCGCAGCACGCACTGCACCAACGCCGGCCGGATCCGTGACCCGCCGGCCGCTCCGGCCACGAGGATCAGGTTCCGGTCACCGTCGAGGGCGACCAGCGGCGACATCATCGAACCCATCCGGCTGCCCGGGTGCAACGCCTCCCGGATCAGCTCCCCCTCGCCCAGCATGGAGTTCAGGTGCACGCCGAAGCCGGGGACCCAGATGCCGGCGCCGAGGCCGAGGCTGGTGGTGACGGCGCAGGCGTTCCCGTCCTTGTCGACGGCCACCAGGTTGGTGGTCTCCGCCCGCCGAGCCGGGCCGCGCAGCGCCGCAGCCAGGGCGAGCGCCGCCGCCGGATCGTGCAGCGGGTCGGCCCTGACCCCGACCGCCGCCCGGGCCAGGGTGCCGAGGACGTCGTCGAGGTCGTCGCCGCGCGCCAGCACCGTACGGCCACGGATGTCCACCCCGGCCGGCTCGGACTCCCGCACCCGGTAGGCGGCCAGATCGGCCATCGACAGCGCTCCGCCGTCGGCGACAGCAGCGACCGCCGCCGCGGCGAAGGCTCCGGTGTAGAACCCGGCAGGGTCGTCGGCCAGCAGCGCATAGGCCGCGGGATGGTCCGGATGGTGCAGCAGGTCACCGGCCTGCAGGTTGGTGCCGTCCGGGCGCCGGTAGACCCGGGCGCCGTCGCCGGCGTGCATGGCCGACGTGATGTGCGGCAGGAGCGCCGCATGCTCGTACGGCAGCGGCGTGCCGTGCGCCGCCTGGTGTCCCGGCTCGACCACGTCGGCCCAGTCGAGGCGGCCCCAGCGCCGCCAGAGGTGATGGGCCCCGGCCGGGTTGCCCGGGACGGCGACGGTAGCGGCGCCGATGTCGTAGGGGATCGGCTGACCGCCCAGCGAGACCTCGATCGGCGTGCCCGGCCCGGCGGTCCGACCGTCCAGGCCCGGTACGGCGACGAAGAAGTCGACGCAGTGCACCCGCCTGGTGGCAGCCTCGTAGTAGACGGCGAAACCGCCGCCGCCGAGGCCGGTGAAGATCGTCTCGGCGGCGCAGCTGACCAGCATCATCGCCACCGCGGCGTCGGCCGCGGAACCACCCCGCCACAGGATGTCCGCACCGGCCTGGGCCGTCGAGGGATGGGCTGCAGCCACTCCAGGTCCGACCTTCACGCGCCCAACCCTATGCAGTTCACGTTCCGTGCAACAGCAGCGCGGCAGCCCAGGCCTCCGGGCGCTTGATCTGCACTGCGGGCGCCGGGACTTTCGTCCCGACTGTGAACCGTTTACCGGCCAAGCCCTAGCCCTGCCGCGACCGTTCGTGCAAGATGAGGTGACGACGAGGCGTGGGAGGACACCGACATCGTCCTGCTGCCGTCGGTGCAGCACGCGCGCCGATGATCAGCAGAAGGCCGCTGCCGGAGATGATCACCACCTCGTCCTTTCCTGGTCCGCACGGCCCCCGAACGCTGCTCACCGGGCCCGTGGCCGGGAACCGAACAGCTCGAGACAGCAGTGGGAGGTTGGATGAGCGGGCAGTCAGGTGGTCCGGGCCGTGGGGGTCCGAGCGCAGGGACCGCGTCGACCCCAGCCAGGTCGATCCCTGCCAGGGCGTGGCAGATGCTCGTTCTGGCCACCCTCGGCTTCGCCATCAACTTCTGGGCCTGGGCGCTGCTCAGCCCGCTCGGTCCCAGGTTCAAGGAGCTTCTCCAGCTGTCCAGCTCCGAACAGGCGCTGCTGGTCGCGGTGCCGGTGATCGTCGGCTCGCTCGGTCGCATCCCAGTGGGAGCGCTGACGGACCGGTTCGGTGGTCGGGTGATGTTCCCGCTGGTCTCGGCCGCCACCATCGTCCCGGTGCTGTTTCTGGGGCTGTTCGGACAGGACTCGCTGGCGTTGTTGATCATCGGCGGCTTCTTCCTCGGCATCGGCGGTACGGCCTTCGCCGTCGGTGTCCCCTTTGTCAACGCCTGGTTCCCGCCGGAACGGCGTGGCCTGGCCGTCGGCGTCTTCGGCGCCGGCATGGGCGGCACCGCCATCAGCGCACTGACAACGGTCAAGCTGGTCGTCGGGCTGGGCCCGACCACGCCGTTCCTGATCACTGCCGTGGCGCTGGCGGTCTATGCCGTGGTGGCCTGGCTGCTGCTGCGGGATGCGCCGGGGCGGCGAGCACCGACCGAGTTGTTCCTCCGCCGGCTGGTGACCACCACCCGGCTGCCGATCACCTGGCAGGCGGCCATCCTCTACGCCGTCGCCTTCGGCGGCTACGTCGCGTTCTCGGTCTACCTGCCCGCCTACCTCAAGACCGCCTACGGACTGACCCAGGCCGACGCGTCGAACCGGATGGCCGGCTTCGTGCTCGTCGCAGTGCTGATGCGCCCGGTCGGCGGCTGGCTGTCGGACCGGCTCGGTTCGCTCCGGGTGCTGGCCGCGGTGTACGCCCTGGTCGCCGTGTTCGCCTTCGTCCAGTCCTTCACCCCGGCACTGTTCGTGCTCGGCACCATCGCGTTCCTGACCATGGCGGCGGCGCTCGGCGCCGGCAGCGGAGCCACCTTCGCCCTGGTGGCCGAGGTCACGCCGCCGGCGAAGGTCGGATCGGTGACGGGAGTGGTCGGTGCCGCCGGTGGTCTGGGCGGTTTCGTGCCGCCACTGGTGATGGGCGCTGTCTACACCTGGACCGGCGGCTACGGGCTCGGGCTGGCGTTGCTGGCCATCGTCTCCGCCGCGACCCTGCTGTTCACCCTGACCGTGGTCCGATCCGGTAGTCGCCGGCGTGCCGCCGCCGCTACCGCCGTCGAGGAGCCGAGCCGATGACCGTCGACGACAACCTGCGCCGGGAACGACCACCCGCCCAGCTCGACGGTCCGTTCACCCAGGCGTTGGTTCGCACCCGGCGATTCTTCACCCGGGCTCAGATCTCGGACGACTCCCGGACGATGTACAAGATCGGCGGCCGCCAGGCAGACGACTTCTACCGCGACCGGTGGAGCCACGACAAGGTGGTCAGGTCGACGCACGGCGTCAACTGCACCGGCTCCTGCTCCTGGAAGGTGTACGTCAAGGACGGCATCATCACCTGGGAGTCGCAGCAGACCGACTATCCGTCGGTCGGCCCCGACAGTCCGGAGTATGAGCCGCGAGGCTGTCCGCGTGGCGCCGCCTTCTCCTGGTACACCTACTCTCCGACCCGGATCCGCTACCCCTACGTCCGTGGCGTGCTGCTGCAGATGTACCGCGAGGCGAAGAACCGGCTGGGCGACCCGGTCGCCGCCTGGGCCGACATCGTCGACGACCCGGTGCGGGCCCACAGCTACAAGGCGGCCCGCGGCAAGGGTGGTCTGGTCCGGGCGAGCTGGGACGAGGCCACCGAGATGGTCGCTGCCGCCCATGTGCACACGATCCAGAAGTGGGGCCCCGACCGCGTCGCCGGCTTCTCCCCGATCCCCGCCATGTCGATGGTCTCGCACGCCTCCGGGGCCCGCTTCGTCAACCTCATCGGCGGGTCGATGCTCAGCTTCTACGACTGGTACGCCGACCTCCCGGTGGCCTCGCCGCAGGTGTTCGGTGACCAGACCGACGTACCCGAGTCCGGCGACTGGTGGAACGCCGGCTACCTGATCATGTGGGGCTCCAACGTCCCGGTCACCCGTACCCCCGATGCGCATTGGATGACGGAGGCCCGTTACCGCGGGCAGAAGGTGGTCGTCGTCTCGCCGGACTACGCCGACAACGTCAAGTTCGCCGACGAGTGGCTGCCGGCCAGGCCCGGCACCGATGCGGCCCTGGCGATGGCGATGGGCCATGTCGTGCTCAAGGAGTTCTTCGTCGACCGGTCGACGCCCTACTTCAGCGACTATGTGACCAAGTACACCGACCTGCCGCACCTGGTCTGCCTCAGCGATGACGGCGACGGTGGCTTCCGGCCGGGCAAGTTCCTCACCGCCGCCGACCTGCCGGACCATCAGCACGAGGAGAACGCCGCGTTCAAGACGGTCCTGGTCGATGCGCTCACCGACGGTCTGGTCGTGCCGAACGGGTCCCTCGGCCACCGGTACGGCGACGCCGGGGTGGGGAAGTGGAACCTCGAGCTCGGTCCGGTCGAGCCCCGGTTGTCGATGCTGGAGGGTGACCACGAGCCGGTGCTGGTCTCGCTGCCCCGCTTCGACGCACCCGACGGCGCCGCCCAGACTCTGGCCCGCGGTGTGCCTGCCCGGCGGATCGGGGACCGGCTGGTGACCACCGTGTTCGATCTGCTGCTGGCGCAGTACGGCGTCGGCCGGGCCGGCCTGCCGGGTGACTGGACCGCCTCCTATGACGACGCGTCCGCGCCCTACACCCCCGCGTGGCAGGAGCAGATCACCGGCGTGCCGGCCGCTGCCGCGGCCCGGATCGGTCGTGAGTTCGCCCGGAACGCCGAGCAGTCGCACGGCCGGTCCATGATCATCATGGGGGCCGGCACCAACCACTGGTTCCACTCCGACACGATCTACCGGGCCTTCCTGACCTTGATCAACCTGACCGGTTGCCAGGGGGTCAACGGTGGTGGCTGGGCCCACTACGTCGGGCAGGAGAAGGTGCGACCGATCACCGGTTACACCCAGATGGCCAACGCGCTGGACTGGACCCGGCCGCCGCGGAACATGATCCAGACCGCCTACTGGTACCTGCACACCGACCAGTTCCGCTACGACCAGTTCGGCGCCGACACGCTGTCGGCCACTACCGGGCTCGGCCAGCTGGCCGGCAAGAGCACCGCCGACGTGATCGCCCAGAGCGCCCGGATGGGCTGGATGCCGTCCTACCCGACCTTCAACCGGAACCCGCTCGAGCTGGCCGACCAGGCTGCGGCCGCCGGTCAGCCGGTCGCCGACTACGTCGTCGAGCAGCTGACCACAGGCAAGCTCGGCTTCGCCGGGGAGGACCCGGACGCTCCGGAGAACTTTCCCCGGGTGCTGTCCATCTGGCGCGCCAACCTGCTCGGCTCCTCGTCGAAGGGCAACGAGTACTTCCTCAAGCACCTGCTCGGTGCCGACTCGTCCCTGCGTGCCACCGAGACCGCCGAGGGAGTGCGGCCCAGAGACGTGAAATGGCACCAGCAGGCGCCGGAGGGCAAGCTGGACCTGCTGCTCACGCTCGACTTCCGGCAGACCAGCACCACCCTGTTCTCCGATGTCGTGCTGCCGGCAGCGACCTGGTACGAGAAGCACGACCTGAACACCACCGACATGCACCCGTTCGTGCACTCGTTCAACCCGGCGATCCCGCCCCCGTGGCAGACCCGGACCGACTGGGACGCCTGGCAGACGATCGCCGCGAAGTTCTCGGAGCTGGCCGCCACCCATCTGGGGGTGCGCCGTGACGTGGTGGCGGTGCCGTTGACCCACGACACTCCCGACGCGATGGCCAACCCGCACGGGGTGGTCCGGGACTGGAAGGCGGGGGAGTGCGACCCCATCCCCGGCGTCACCATGCCGAAGCTGGTCGAGGTGGAGCGGGACTATGGAGCGGTCGGCGCCAAGATGAACGCTGTCGGGCCGCTGCTGGACAGTCTCGGCGCCACCACGAAGGGGATCACGTTCGACCTCGCCACGCCGCTGCGCTACCTCGCCCAGAAGAACGGCGTGGTCCGCGGCGGCCCCGCTGACGGCCGCCCCTCACTGCAACGGGACGTGCACGTCTGCGAAGCCATCCTGGCGCTGTCGGGGACCACCAACGGGATGCTCGCCACCCAGGGTTTCAAGACGTTGGAGGAGCGCACCGGCACCCGGCTGGCGGACCTGGCCGAGGAGCACGAGGGCAAGCAGGTCACCTTCGCCGACACCCAGAACGCCCCCGTTCCGGTGATCACCTCGCCCGAGTGGTCCGGTTCGGAGTCCGGCGGCCGCCGTTACTCGCCGTTCACCATCAACGTCGAGCGACTCAAGCCGTGGCACACCCTGACCGGCCGGATGCACTTCTATCTCGATCACGACTGGATGACCGAGCTGGGTGAGGGACTGCCGGTCTACCGACCTCCGCTCAACATGGCGGCGCTGTTCGACGAACCCGTGATCGGCGACGTCTCCGACGGGTCGTCCGGGCGGGTCGCCGGGGTGACGGTGCGCTACCTGACGCCGCACAACAAGTGGTCGATCCACTCCGAATACCAGGACAACCTGTTCATGCTCTCGCTGTCCCGCGGTGGGCAGACCATCTGGATGAGCAATGCCGACGCCGACAAGGTCGGCATCCACGACAACGACTGGGTGGAGGCCGTCAACCGCAACGGGGTGGTGGTGGCGCGGGCGATCGTGTCGCACCGGATGCCGGAAGGCACTGTGTACATGCACCACGCCCAGGACCGGCTGATCGACGTCCCGATCGCCGAGACCTCCGGCAGGCGCGGCGGGATCCACAACTCGCTGACCCGGTTGCTGATCAAGCCGAGCCACCTGATCGGCGGCTATGCGCAGCTGTCGTTCGCGTTCAACTACCTCGGGCCGACCGGGAACCAACGGGACGAGGTGACGGTCATCCGTCGCCGTTCCCAGGAGGTGGAGTACTGATGACCGCAGCGACGACCAGGAAGGCCTGATATGCGTGTGATGGCGCAGATGGCGATGGTGATGAACCTGGACAAGTGCATCGGGTGCCACACCTGCTCGGTGACCTGCAAACAGGCCTGGACCAACCGGTCCGGCACCGAGTACGTGTGGTTCAACAACGTCGAAACCCGGCCAGGGCAGGGCTACCCGCGTGGCTACGAGGACCAGGAGACCTGGAAGGGCGGCTGGGCCCTGAACCGTCGCGGCCGGCTCAGCCTGCGGGCCGGCGGCCGGTTCAAGAAGCTGCTGACGATCTTCTCCAACCCCAAGCTCCCGTCGATCCACGACTACTACGAGCCGTGGACCTACGACTACTCCACCCTGACCGATGCACCGGCCCAGCAGCACACCCCGGTCGCACGTCCCAAGTCGTTGCTGACCGGCGAGAACATGAAGGTCTCCTGGTCGGCCAACTGGGATGACGATCTTGGTGGCTCGACCGACCACGGGCACCGCGATGTGATGCTGAAGAACCTCGGGGACAAGGTCAAGTTCGAGTTCGAGCAGACCTTCATGTTCTACCTGCCACGGATCTGCGAACACTGCCTGAACCCGTCGTGCGCGGCCTCGTGTCCCTCCGGTGCGATCTACAAGCGCACCGAGGACGGCATCGTGCTGGTCGACCAGGATCGGTGCCGGGGGTGGCGGATGTGCGTGTCCGGCTGCCCCTACAAGAAGATCTACTTCAACCACCGCACCGGCAAGGCGGAGAAGTGCACCTTCTGTTTCCCCCGGGTCGAGGTCGGCATCCCCACCGTGTGCTCGGAGACCTGCGTCGGGCGGCTCCGCTACATCGGGCTGATGCTGTACGACGCGGACCGGGTGCTCGACGCCGCCTCGGTGACGGAGCCTCACGACCTGTACCGCTCCCAGCGCGACGTCTTCCTCGACCCGAACGACCCGGCGGTGGTCCGGGCGGCCGAGCAGGCCGGGATCCCCAGGGACTGGATCCAGGCGGCCCAGCGCTCCCCGGTCTGGGCGCTGATCAACACCTACGAGGTGGCGCTGCCGCTGCATCCGGAGTACCGGACGATGCCGATGGTCTGGTACATCCCGCCGCTGTCACCGGTCGTCGACATCGTGCGTGACACCGGCCATGACGCCGAGGACAAGGGCAACCTGTTCGCCGCCATCGAGTCGCTGCGGATCCCGGTGGAGTATCTGGCCGAACTGTTCACCGCCGGGGACGTCGCCCCGGTCACCGGAGTGCTGCGCAAGCTGGCGGCGATGCGCTCCTATATGCGCGACATCTCGATGGGGGACGCGCCGGATGAGTCGATCGCCGCTGCGGTCGGGATGACCGGGTCTGCGCTGCAGGACATGTACCGACTGCTGGCGATCGCCAAGTACGACGAGCGGTACGTGATCCCGCCGGCACACGCCGAGCAGGCGCACTCGCTGGAGGAGCTGGCCACGGAGTGCTCACTGGACTACGAGGGCGGCCCCGGGATGGGCGGGTCCGGGCCGTTCGGGGAAGGCTCCGGTGCTCCGGTGCCGATCGCGGTGGAGAACTTCCAGATGCTGCGGGACCGGCAGACCAGCGGCTCACTGACCGAGCCGGGGGACAAGCGGGGCCGGGTCAACCTGCTGAACTGGGACGGCAAGGGCCGGCCGGCGGGACTGTTCCCCCCGGGCGGGTCAGCAGAGGACGGCTCCAGCGGGGAGAAGGCCCCGTGATCGGCCGACACCCCGAACCCCGGCTGCGACCCGACCAGCTCACCATCGCCTGGCAGAGCGTGTCGCTGCTGCTGGACTATCCCGATCAACGGCTGCTGGAGCAGACGACGCTGATCCGCAACGCCAGCGCCGAGCTGCCCGACGAGGTCGGCCGGCCGCTGCGCGAGTTCCTGGACTACCTACAGAGCCGTCCGCCGGAGGAACTGGCGGCCGAGTACGTCCGCACCTTCGATCACCAGAAGAAGTGCTGTCTGTTCCTGACCTACTTCACCAGCGGCGACACCCGCAAGCGGGGGATCGCCCTGCTCCGGTTCAAGCAGACCTACCTGCGCTCCGGTCTGGTGCTCGGCCCCGACGAGCTGCCCGATCATCTGTCGGTGGTGCTGGAGTACGCGGCCACCACCGACCAGCGGCTGGGCTGGAAGCTGCTGCTGGACTACCGAGCCGGCTTCGAGCTGCTGCGGCTGGCGCTGGCGGAGGCGTCCTCGCCGTGGGCGCTGGTCGCCGACGCGCTTCGCGCCACCCTGCCGCCGTTGCGTGGTGACGACTGGGAGGCGGTGGTCCAGCTGGCCGAGCAGGGTCCACCGGAGGAGGATGTGGGGCTGGAGGCCTTCGCGCCGCCGGAGTACATGCCGGTCGGCAGCGACCAGTACGGCAGGGGAGGGTACCGATGAGCGTCGTGCTCTGGGTGGTGATTCCCTACATCTGCCTGACCATCTTCGTGGTCGGACACATCTGGCGCTACCGCTACGACAAGTTCGGCTGGACCACCCGCTCGTCCCAGCTGTACGAGAACCGGCTGCTCCGGCTCGGCAGCCCGCTGTTCCACTTCGGCATCCTGGTCGTGGCCGTCGGCCACTTCGCCGGCCTGGTGGTCCCGAAGAGCTGGACCGACGCCGCCGGGGTGCCGGAGGGCGCCTACCACGCGATGGCCGTCGGGATGGGCAGCGTCGCCGGGATCTGCACGGTGGCAGGGATGGCCATCCTGATCTACCGCCGGCGCACCGTCGGACCGGTGTTCTCGGCCACCACCAGAATGGACAAGCTGATGTACCTGGTGCTGGCGACGGTGATCCTGCTGGGTCTGGCCAACACCGCCATCGCCAACCTGTTCGGTCACTACGACTACCGCGAAGGGGTGTCGATCTGGTTCCGCGGGCTGTTCTGGTTCCAGCCGCAGCCCGAGCTGATGGCGGCCGCGCCGCTAGGATTCCAGGTGCACGCGATGGTGGCCATGCTGTTGTTCGCGCTGTGGCCGTTCACCCGGTTGGTGCATGTCTTCAGCGCTCCGCTCGGCTATGTCACCAGGCCTTACATCGTCTATCGAAGCCGGGACGACCGCCTTGGTGCCCGGACGCCGCCGCGCGGATGGGAGCGAACCCGATGAAGGAACACGCAGCAGACCACACAGCCGTTCCGCTCAGCGACCACGCTGTCGAACTGCTGGACGAGGCCGGCGGTTCGCCCGCCCAGCGGGCCGCCCGGACGCTGATCAGCGGCAGCGTGCAGCGGGTCACCATGATCGCGTTGCTGGCCGGCGCCGAGCTCGCCGAGCATGCCTCGCCGTCCGGGGCGTCGTTGCAGGTGCTCCGCGGGGAGGCCAGCTTGCTGGCGGGGGATCGGGTGTGGCCGCTGCGGGCCGGTGAGCTGATCGCGATTCCACCCCAGCGGCACAGCGTGCAGGCGCAGACCGATGCGGTACTGCTGCTCACGGTCGCCATCGACTGAGCGGTCACCCACGACCATTAGGGCGGTGGGCGCTCGCGTGTTACGTTCGACGGACAGAGATCGCGCGTCTCGAGCCTGAATCCGGCTCGATTTGGCATGGCGCACGAACTCTGACAGAATCTTCGGGTTGCTCCGACGGAGTCGCCGGGGTGTGCCATGGGACTGTCAAGGTCCAGGCCGCCGCACCGCGAGACTTCCAGAAAGTCTGGCCTCAGGGTCGGACGCCACCCCTAGCACGCAGGAACTGCGGGCTCTGGCGTGTCCAGCAAGTACGACACGCCCGACCTCGGGGGTCGTACCAGGAGAGACACTCGGCTCCGGCCGGGAACAGCAGGAATTTGCCGGTAGTAGCAGTACGAGCAGAAGGACTAACTGTGGCGGGACAAAAGATCCGCATCAGGCTTAAGGCCTATGACCACGAGGTCATCGACTCGTCGGCGCGCAAGATCGTCGACACGGTGACTCGTACGGGTGCGAAGGTTGCCGGCCCGGTGCCGCTGCCGACCGAGAAGAACGTGTTCTGCGTGATCCGTTCTCCGCACAAGTACAAGGACAGCCGCGAGCACTTCGAGATGCGTACGCACAAGCGGCTCATCGACATCATCGACCCCACCCCGAAGACCGTCGACTCGCTGATGCGGCTCGACCTCCCCGCGGGTGTCGACATCGAGATC is a window from the Microlunatus panaciterrae genome containing:
- a CDS encoding cupin domain-containing protein, producing MKEHAADHTAVPLSDHAVELLDEAGGSPAQRAARTLISGSVQRVTMIALLAGAELAEHASPSGASLQVLRGEASLLAGDRVWPLRAGELIAIPPQRHSVQAQTDAVLLLTVAID
- the rpsJ gene encoding 30S ribosomal protein S10 encodes the protein MAGQKIRIRLKAYDHEVIDSSARKIVDTVTRTGAKVAGPVPLPTEKNVFCVIRSPHKYKDSREHFEMRTHKRLIDIIDPTPKTVDSLMRLDLPAGVDIEIKL